One Sediminicola sp. YIK13 DNA segment encodes these proteins:
- a CDS encoding biotin--[acetyl-CoA-carboxylase] ligase has translation MQIIKLNATESTNAYLKELLAEVALKDFTVVVASEQSKGRGQMGTLWESEPGKNLTFSVLKRFDNFLVSNQFMINVLVSMALYEHLKKLHIPDLCVKWPNDILSGHHKIAGILIENILSGDKIQSSVIGIGLNVNQIHFNNLPNVSSLKLISGKNLDLEELLTSLLETMGELFEILKSKSPAKEKALLEKYKSVLFRKDKPSTFRNENDQLFMGFITDVSSEGKLIITLEDGIKKEFGLKEIKLLY, from the coding sequence ATGCAGATAATCAAACTTAATGCCACGGAATCTACAAATGCCTACTTAAAGGAGTTATTGGCAGAGGTTGCATTGAAAGATTTTACGGTTGTAGTGGCCAGTGAACAATCTAAAGGAAGAGGGCAGATGGGTACCTTATGGGAATCGGAACCTGGTAAAAACCTGACTTTTAGTGTATTGAAGAGGTTTGATAATTTTTTGGTATCCAATCAATTTATGATCAATGTGTTGGTTTCCATGGCGCTATATGAGCATTTAAAGAAGCTTCATATACCCGATCTATGTGTTAAATGGCCAAACGACATTCTGTCAGGTCACCATAAGATAGCGGGGATCCTAATTGAAAATATCCTTTCTGGCGATAAAATTCAGTCGTCCGTCATAGGGATTGGACTGAATGTGAACCAAATCCACTTCAATAATCTTCCAAATGTTTCTTCCTTAAAACTGATTTCAGGTAAAAATTTGGACTTGGAGGAGCTTTTAACGTCTCTTTTGGAAACAATGGGGGAGCTGTTTGAGATCTTAAAGTCCAAAAGTCCCGCAAAAGAAAAGGCACTCCTTGAAAAATACAAAAGTGTGCTCTTTAGAAAAGATAAGCCTTCAACGTTCAGAAATGAGAATGACCAATTATTTATGGGTTTCATTACCGATGTATCATCGGAAGGGAAACTCATCATTACCTTGGAAGATGGTATAAAAAAAGAATTCGGTCTAAAGGAAATTAAATTGTTGTACTAG
- the pyrE gene encoding orotate phosphoribosyltransferase, translated as MVLNKDTANKTAELLLQINAIKLTPENPFTWASGWKSPIYCDNRIILSYPTIRNYVRDEMAKQVENLYGKPDVIAGVATGAIGIGMLVAETLGLPFVYVRPEPKSHGRQNQIEGYLEANQTVVVIEDLISTGKSSLNAVDALKESGANVKGMIAIFTYGFSVAVDNFKEKDVELHTLSDYDHLIKQASETNYIKEAQLNTLLAWKNNPAEWNK; from the coding sequence ATGGTTTTAAATAAAGACACCGCAAATAAAACAGCAGAGCTTTTGTTGCAAATTAATGCAATAAAGTTGACACCTGAAAATCCATTTACATGGGCTTCGGGTTGGAAATCTCCAATCTATTGTGACAATAGAATAATCTTATCCTATCCTACCATACGAAATTATGTTCGCGATGAGATGGCCAAGCAAGTAGAAAACCTTTATGGAAAGCCAGATGTGATTGCTGGGGTAGCTACCGGAGCCATTGGTATTGGTATGCTGGTTGCCGAAACTTTGGGCCTTCCTTTTGTCTATGTGCGTCCAGAGCCTAAATCTCACGGAAGACAAAACCAAATTGAGGGTTATTTGGAAGCGAATCAGACTGTTGTGGTCATCGAAGATTTAATAAGCACAGGAAAAAGTAGTCTTAATGCGGTAGATGCACTTAAAGAAAGTGGCGCAAATGTTAAAGGAATGATCGCCATATTCACCTATGGTTTTTCCGTTGCTGTGGACAACTTTAAAGAGAAAGATGTGGAATTGCACACCTTGAGTGATTATGACCATCTGATAAAACAGGCTTCTGAGACCAATTATATCAAAGAAGCTCAATTGAACACACTTCTTGCATGGAAAAACAATCCTGCGGAATGGAATAAATAA
- a CDS encoding NUDIX hydrolase yields the protein MYKVFVNESVLILTNKLSETDNSKYFLLNGKSINAAIAALAKNKITEAYIYHPNHEEILKKFTKKIPLVVAAGGVVTNKEGKVLFIYRNDKWDLPKGKVDKGETLPDAAIREVEEETGVRGLKIENFLRTTYHIFKRNGTYKLKEVHWYAMRTAYRGPLVGQADEGIVKVKWKGPKKIKKALQNSYTNIKILFED from the coding sequence ATGTATAAAGTTTTTGTTAATGAGTCCGTTCTTATTTTAACAAATAAACTCTCGGAAACAGACAACAGCAAATATTTTTTGTTGAATGGTAAATCTATCAATGCAGCCATTGCTGCGTTGGCAAAGAATAAAATTACCGAGGCTTATATCTATCATCCCAATCACGAAGAAATTCTTAAAAAGTTTACCAAAAAGATTCCTTTGGTGGTAGCGGCAGGCGGAGTTGTGACCAATAAGGAAGGGAAGGTTCTTTTTATTTACAGGAATGACAAATGGGATTTACCCAAAGGAAAAGTAGATAAGGGAGAGACCCTGCCAGATGCCGCAATAAGAGAGGTAGAGGAGGAAACCGGGGTACGCGGATTGAAAATTGAGAACTTTCTTAGGACTACCTATCACATATTCAAAAGAAACGGTACTTATAAATTAAAAGAGGTGCATTGGTACGCCATGCGAACGGCATATAGAGGTCCGTTAGTGGGTCAGGCCGATGAAGGGATTGTGAAAGTAAAATGGAAAGGACCTAAAAAAATTAAAAAGGCACTTCAGAATTCTTATACCAACATCAAAATTCTCTTCGAGGATTAA
- a CDS encoding M14 family metallopeptidase has translation MRYFLIFSILFLLLSCEKKIEDKIAEYPTPFENSNGNQTATYNEVIEFYIQLAKGFPAINIQTIGETDSGNPLHIVTFNLDGDFNFSKIGKDKTIVLINNGIHPGESDGIDATMALFRDLAVEKITPPKNTVITTIPIYNIDGALNRNSTTRANQNGPESYGFRGNAQNYDLNRDFIKSDTKNAKTFADIFHLVKPDIFIDNHVSNGADYQYTLTHLFTQHNKLGGDLGTYLNQELRPKLEESLAASNWNITPYVNVFNTVPEKGFSQFMDSPRYSTGYTTLWNTLGMMVETHMLKPYKKRVEGTYHLMVKMIEIADTDTKKIKELREHAFSEQLEMDYYPLQWEVDSTKVSTLNFKGFEADTLISEVTGLPRLKYDRKRPFTKKVAYSDNFKPSVIVEVPKAYIIKKGWSKVVDLLAKNQISYKTLQQDSTFLVESYKIEAYSTYDRPYEGHYPHYGTKISKKSDTIRFLQGDYLVPTNQPGMRYLLETLEPEAPDSFFNWNFFDTILSRKEGFSPYVFEDIALEMLQENNSLNLEFQLKKEMEPDFAQNWYAQLDWLFVHSEYYESAHMQYPVYRILKDSGLASQ, from the coding sequence ATGAGATATTTTTTAATCTTTTCTATTCTGTTCCTGCTACTTTCCTGTGAAAAAAAAATAGAAGATAAAATAGCTGAATATCCAACCCCATTTGAAAATTCAAATGGCAATCAGACCGCTACCTATAATGAGGTCATTGAATTCTACATCCAATTGGCCAAGGGATTTCCCGCGATCAACATACAGACTATTGGTGAGACCGATAGTGGCAACCCTTTACATATTGTGACCTTTAACTTAGACGGGGATTTCAATTTTTCCAAAATCGGTAAGGACAAAACCATTGTCTTGATCAACAACGGCATTCACCCTGGTGAAAGTGACGGGATAGATGCTACCATGGCCCTTTTCAGAGATTTGGCGGTCGAAAAAATTACGCCTCCAAAAAACACGGTGATCACAACTATTCCTATATATAACATTGATGGCGCATTAAATAGGAACTCTACCACCCGTGCCAATCAAAACGGACCTGAATCCTATGGCTTTAGGGGAAATGCCCAAAATTATGACCTCAATAGAGACTTCATTAAATCCGATACTAAAAACGCAAAAACTTTTGCCGATATTTTTCATTTGGTAAAACCGGATATTTTTATTGACAACCATGTAAGCAATGGCGCTGACTACCAATACACCCTTACGCATCTATTTACGCAGCACAACAAGCTTGGTGGAGACCTGGGCACGTACCTAAACCAGGAATTGAGGCCCAAATTGGAGGAATCCTTAGCTGCCTCCAATTGGAACATCACCCCTTATGTAAATGTATTTAATACAGTGCCCGAAAAAGGTTTTTCCCAATTTATGGACTCCCCCAGATATTCCACAGGTTATACAACTTTATGGAACACCCTTGGGATGATGGTAGAGACACATATGTTAAAACCCTACAAGAAAAGAGTGGAGGGAACGTACCATTTGATGGTCAAGATGATAGAAATAGCGGATACGGATACAAAGAAAATTAAGGAGTTAAGGGAGCATGCCTTTTCCGAACAATTGGAAATGGACTACTATCCATTACAATGGGAAGTGGACAGCACAAAAGTGTCTACCTTAAATTTTAAGGGTTTTGAAGCGGACACCCTGATCAGTGAAGTCACCGGACTCCCTCGCCTAAAATACGATAGAAAAAGACCTTTCACGAAAAAGGTAGCCTACAGCGATAACTTTAAGCCTTCAGTGATCGTAGAAGTACCCAAGGCATATATCATTAAGAAAGGATGGTCAAAAGTAGTAGACCTCCTTGCAAAAAACCAAATTAGCTACAAAACACTTCAACAGGACTCCACTTTTTTGGTAGAATCGTACAAAATTGAAGCCTACAGCACCTATGACCGGCCCTATGAAGGCCACTACCCACACTACGGAACTAAAATTTCCAAAAAATCGGATACCATAAGATTTTTGCAAGGCGATTATTTGGTGCCCACCAACCAACCAGGAATGAGGTATCTCCTGGAAACACTGGAACCAGAGGCACCTGACTCATTTTTCAACTGGAATTTCTTTGATACTATACTAAGCAGGAAAGAGGGATTTTCTCCCTATGTGTTTGAAGATATAGCACTTGAAATGTTACAGGAAAACAACTCTTTGAATTTGGAATTTCAGCTCAAGAAGGAAATGGAGCCAGATTTTGCCCAAAACTGGTATGCCCAGTTAGACTGGCTTTTTGTACATTCTGAATACTATGAGTCTGCACATATGCAGTATCCGGTTTACCGCATACTGAAAGATAGCGGCCTGGCATCACAATAA
- a CDS encoding response regulator, which yields MKKINSVCIIDDDPIVVFGIKKMLGTVVNCENIFTYGNGRLALEGIRKMIEENNEVPSIIFLDINMPIMDGWEFLEEFITLKLDKKVYINIVTSSIDPCDKRKSETFKSRTHHTIEYKTKPIRRNEIEEITNAA from the coding sequence ATGAAAAAGATTAATTCTGTTTGTATTATAGATGACGATCCGATCGTCGTTTTTGGCATAAAAAAAATGCTGGGAACGGTTGTTAATTGCGAAAATATTTTCACCTATGGCAATGGAAGGCTTGCACTGGAAGGTATTCGGAAAATGATTGAAGAAAATAATGAGGTACCAAGTATCATTTTCTTGGATATCAATATGCCCATAATGGACGGTTGGGAGTTCTTGGAAGAATTTATCACTCTAAAATTAGATAAAAAAGTATATATAAATATTGTCACCTCTTCCATAGACCCTTGCGACAAACGAAAATCGGAAACCTTCAAATCTAGAACCCACCACACGATAGAATATAAGACCAAGCCCATAAGGAGAAACGAAATTGAAGAAATAACAAATGCTGCTTAG
- a CDS encoding PAS domain-containing sensor histidine kinase — MVNTKQSRSINYLIKQLPMATVYINDNYKIEHASDQWIKIFNLNPNEVIGSSLHDLVGEINSKWKLIFEKCLIDKETQSGTDLYIDCNTTKNWFEWTSIPWFDEKENVIGIIVQAQNITKYIQNEVKAKKLEMLLHETRELSKIGTWEYNPHTKELNWCDVVKNIHEVPLDFVPTIEFGINSYKEGYSRSLISKVVDGAIQNGKPWNEKVQLITSKGNEIWVIAAGKPIFKKGKLISLIGTFQDVNEQTLKDIKIQESENLLRTLIDNLPLNVYIKDLESRKILVNKSECEYLGVEHQEELLGKSDFDLYDKKIAQISRNEDLKVINSMKPIIGKETVNITKDGIATHFLTSKIPVKGLDGKANALVGFSLDISKLKQKEEELRDLINVSSLQNKKLINFAHIVSHNLRSHTANFSMLLDFLINEKNEDEKLKIVNMLTDASDNLLETLDNLNEVVAINTNVNLGKHPIHLNSKIKAVQQNLLAFLRNNNAKIINNIPEDVHIKAIPAYLDSILMNFMTNAVKYKDPNRDPVITLSIKRSQGYTVLSIADNGLGIDLKKYGSKLFGMYKTFHNNTDARGIGLYITKNQIEAMNGKIITTSEVGKGTTFNIHFHEKD; from the coding sequence ATGGTCAATACCAAACAATCAAGGTCTATCAATTATCTTATAAAGCAATTGCCTATGGCTACTGTTTATATTAATGATAATTATAAAATTGAACATGCTTCGGATCAATGGATAAAAATATTTAATCTCAATCCAAACGAAGTTATTGGCAGTTCTCTACATGATCTTGTTGGAGAAATTAATTCCAAATGGAAATTGATATTTGAAAAATGTTTAATTGACAAAGAAACGCAATCGGGCACAGATTTATATATTGACTGTAATACTACTAAAAATTGGTTCGAATGGACAAGCATACCATGGTTCGATGAGAAAGAAAATGTAATAGGAATAATTGTTCAAGCCCAAAACATAACCAAATATATTCAAAATGAGGTAAAAGCTAAAAAATTAGAAATGCTCTTACATGAAACCAGAGAACTTTCTAAAATTGGCACCTGGGAATATAATCCACATACTAAAGAATTAAATTGGTGTGATGTTGTAAAGAATATTCATGAAGTCCCTTTGGATTTTGTTCCAACAATAGAATTCGGTATAAATTCATACAAAGAAGGTTATAGTAGAAGTTTAATAAGTAAGGTGGTGGATGGCGCTATTCAAAATGGAAAACCTTGGAATGAAAAGGTTCAATTAATAACATCAAAAGGTAATGAAATTTGGGTTATAGCTGCCGGTAAACCTATCTTCAAAAAAGGAAAGCTTATTAGTTTAATAGGAACATTCCAAGATGTCAATGAGCAAACTCTAAAGGACATAAAAATTCAAGAAAGCGAAAACTTATTACGTACGTTAATTGACAATCTACCCCTAAATGTTTATATAAAAGACCTTGAATCAAGAAAGATACTTGTAAATAAATCCGAATGTGAATATTTGGGCGTAGAGCACCAAGAAGAATTGCTTGGAAAAAGCGATTTTGATCTATACGATAAAAAAATTGCCCAAATATCGAGAAACGAAGATTTAAAGGTCATTAATTCCATGAAACCAATTATTGGCAAGGAAACGGTAAATATCACCAAAGATGGTATAGCAACCCATTTCCTAACTTCCAAGATACCAGTTAAAGGGTTAGACGGCAAAGCCAATGCCTTGGTTGGCTTTAGTTTGGATATTTCCAAGCTCAAACAAAAAGAGGAAGAACTTAGGGATTTGATCAATGTATCCTCGTTACAAAATAAAAAACTAATCAATTTTGCCCATATCGTTTCCCATAATTTAAGATCACATACTGCTAATTTTTCCATGTTATTAGATTTTTTGATCAATGAGAAAAATGAAGATGAAAAATTAAAAATAGTTAATATGTTGACCGATGCATCGGACAATTTATTGGAAACCCTAGATAATTTAAACGAGGTGGTCGCTATTAACACCAATGTCAATTTAGGCAAGCATCCTATCCATTTGAATTCAAAAATCAAAGCGGTGCAACAAAATCTTTTGGCATTTCTAAGAAACAACAACGCCAAAATCATAAATAACATCCCCGAGGATGTACACATCAAAGCCATTCCAGCCTATTTGGATAGTATTTTGATGAATTTTATGACCAATGCAGTTAAATACAAAGATCCCAATAGGGATCCAGTAATAACCTTGAGCATAAAAAGAAGTCAAGGTTACACCGTCTTGAGTATAGCTGATAACGGCTTAGGTATCGACCTAAAAAAATACGGCAGCAAATTATTTGGCATGTATAAAACATTCCACAATAATACAGACGCCAGGGGAATTGGACTTTACATTACAAAGAACCAGATTGAGGCTATGAACGGAAAAATTATTACAACTAGTGAGGTTGGGAAAGGCACCACATTTAATATACACTTTCATGAAAAAGATTAA
- the coaD gene encoding pantetheine-phosphate adenylyltransferase produces the protein MRRAIFPGSFDPLTLGHFDIIHRGITLFDELVIAIGINADKKYMFTLEERTHFIKEAFKDEPKIKVMTYEGLTVDFCKKINASFILRGLRNPGDFEFEKAIAHTNRKLSEIETVFLLTSSGKSYISSSIVRDVIRNGGDYTGLVPESVRVKK, from the coding sequence ATGAGACGTGCCATTTTTCCAGGCTCCTTTGACCCGCTGACCCTTGGACATTTTGATATTATCCATAGAGGGATTACCCTGTTTGATGAATTAGTTATTGCGATAGGAATCAATGCCGATAAGAAATACATGTTCACCTTAGAAGAAAGGACCCATTTTATCAAGGAGGCCTTTAAGGATGAGCCAAAAATTAAGGTTATGACATATGAAGGTCTAACCGTAGATTTCTGTAAAAAAATAAATGCCAGTTTTATTTTAAGGGGTCTAAGGAATCCTGGAGATTTCGAGTTTGAAAAAGCTATAGCACATACAAATCGTAAACTATCAGAGATTGAGACCGTTTTTCTACTCACTTCCTCTGGCAAATCCTATATCAGTTCGTCTATCGTAAGGGACGTTATTAGAAATGGTGGGGATTATACAGGATTGGTTCCAGAAAGTGTTCGTGTCAAAAAATAA
- a CDS encoding D-alanine--D-alanine ligase, whose amino-acid sequence MKKNIAIIMGGYSSEYKISLKSGGVVLKYLDKEKYNVFPVHIYKEKWVHVDAELNEHPINRFDFSLDMPNGKIVFDCVFNAIHGTPGEDGLMQGYFKLMGIPQTSCDYYQAALTFNKRDLLSVLKPYGIVSATSYYLNLGDPINEEEIVKKVGLPCFVKANKAGSSFGISKVYQKEDLSEAILKAYKEDDEIIIESFLNGTEVSVGVITYNGATKVLPITEIVTENDFFDYEAKYEGKSKEITPARITKEQELMVSEAAKRAYEVLKMKGFSRSEFIFVGDQPFMLEMNTTPGLTEESILPQQAKAAGIELPQLFESAIKEALKEK is encoded by the coding sequence ATGAAAAAGAACATTGCCATCATCATGGGCGGGTATTCCAGCGAATATAAGATTTCACTAAAAAGTGGAGGGGTAGTACTTAAATATTTGGATAAGGAGAAATACAATGTCTTTCCTGTCCATATTTATAAGGAAAAATGGGTTCATGTTGATGCAGAACTAAACGAGCATCCCATAAATAGGTTTGATTTTTCTTTGGACATGCCCAATGGAAAAATAGTTTTTGATTGCGTCTTTAATGCCATCCATGGCACCCCAGGGGAAGATGGTTTGATGCAGGGATATTTTAAATTGATGGGCATTCCCCAAACTTCATGTGATTATTACCAAGCGGCCTTGACCTTTAACAAAAGGGATCTCTTGAGTGTGCTTAAACCATATGGTATTGTATCTGCCACTTCCTATTATTTAAATTTAGGAGATCCTATCAATGAAGAGGAGATTGTCAAAAAAGTAGGTCTTCCCTGTTTTGTTAAGGCAAATAAAGCCGGCAGCAGCTTTGGCATCTCCAAAGTCTACCAAAAAGAAGATCTTTCTGAGGCAATTTTAAAGGCCTATAAAGAAGATGACGAAATAATTATTGAAAGTTTTTTAAATGGTACAGAAGTCTCTGTAGGGGTCATCACTTATAATGGAGCGACCAAGGTATTGCCCATTACCGAAATAGTCACCGAGAACGACTTTTTTGATTATGAGGCCAAATACGAAGGAAAATCTAAAGAAATAACCCCTGCCAGAATAACCAAGGAGCAGGAATTGATGGTATCTGAAGCTGCAAAACGCGCCTATGAAGTACTAAAAATGAAGGGCTTCTCTAGAAGTGAGTTCATTTTTGTAGGGGACCAACCCTTTATGTTAGAGATGAATACAACACCAGGTCTCACCGAAGAAAGCATTTTACCCCAACAGGCCAAGGCGGCTGGCATTGAACTACCACAGCTTTTTGAAAGTGCCATCAAGGAAGCCTTAAAAGAAAAATAA
- a CDS encoding PASTA domain-containing protein, which yields MMNFFRFLGSKVFLKQLALAAVVLVLLVFGIMQWLKSSTNHGEFITVPDLSKLSVSDMRDVIEQNNLRYEVLDSANYNPDYPRFSVIEQNPPAGNKVKANRKIYITVNPSGYNKVTVPDIIQNSIRNATSKLRAVGLDVQRITYIEEMGKDMVYEIRFKGKYIKPGDQLPKTSKIELVCGRGEITERAVIKDESEE from the coding sequence ATGATGAATTTTTTCCGTTTTTTGGGAAGTAAGGTTTTTTTGAAACAATTGGCACTGGCAGCAGTGGTTTTGGTGCTATTGGTTTTTGGAATTATGCAATGGTTAAAAAGCTCAACCAATCACGGTGAATTTATTACCGTGCCCGATCTTTCAAAATTATCGGTTTCGGACATGAGGGATGTTATAGAGCAAAACAACCTGAGGTATGAGGTGTTGGATTCCGCAAATTACAATCCCGATTATCCGAGATTTTCGGTGATTGAGCAGAACCCACCAGCTGGCAACAAGGTGAAAGCCAACAGGAAAATTTATATTACTGTAAACCCATCGGGGTATAACAAAGTAACTGTCCCGGACATTATACAGAATTCTATCCGTAATGCCACTTCAAAATTAAGAGCAGTAGGCCTGGACGTACAACGTATTACCTACATTGAGGAAATGGGCAAGGATATGGTTTACGAGATTAGGTTTAAAGGAAAATATATAAAACCTGGGGATCAATTACCCAAGACTTCAAAAATTGAACTTGTCTGTGGAAGGGGAGAAATAACAGAAAGGGCTGTCATTAAAGATGAATCAGAAGAATAA